One part of the Sciurus carolinensis chromosome 4, mSciCar1.2, whole genome shotgun sequence genome encodes these proteins:
- the Chrna2 gene encoding neuronal acetylcholine receptor subunit alpha-2, whose amino-acid sequence MGPSRPAPPSWRKLGLWWPLLLPAVLAQPGSRTQAEDRLFKHLFGGYNRWARPVPNTSDVVIVRFGLSIAQLIDVDEKNQMMTTNVWLRQEWSDYKLRWNPADFGNVTSLRVPSEMIWIPDIVLYNNADGEFAVTHMTKAHLFSTGTVHWVPPAIYKSSCSIDVTFFPFDQQNCKMKFGSWTYDKAKIDLEQMEQTVDLQDYWESGEWAIINATGTYNSKKYDCCAEIYPDVTYAFVIRRLPLFYTINLIIPCLLLSCLTVLVFYLPSDCGEKITLCISVLLSLTVFLLLITEIIPSTSLVIPLIGEYLLFTMIFVTLSIVVTVFVLNVHHRSPRTHSMPRWVRAALLGRVPRWLLMSRPLPPLEPHESPGLKLSPSCHWLETSVDAEEREEAEEEEEDRWVCAGRPAPSMGVLCGRGHLYPGTPGPRAEPSSGEREILLSPRMQKALEGVHYIADHLRSEDADSSVKEDWKCVAMVIDRIFLWLFIIVCFLGTLGLFLPPFLAGMI is encoded by the exons atgggccccTCCCGTCCTGCACCGCCGTCCTGGAGGAAGCTTGGCCTCTGGTGGCCCCTCCTGCTCCCGGCAG TGCTGGCGCAGCCTGGCTCCCGCACCCAGGCCGAGGACCGCCTCTTCAAACACCTCTTCGGGGGCTATAACCGCTGGGCGCGGCCGGTGCCCAACACCTCGGACGTGGTGATCGTGCGCTTCGGACTGTCCATCGCCCAGCTCATCGACGTG GATGAGAAGAACCAGATGATGACCACCAACGTCTGGCTGAGGCAG GAGTGGAGCGACTACAAACTGCGCTGGAACCCAGCTGATTTTGGCAACGTCACCTCCCTCCGGGTCCCTTCAGAGATGATCTGGATCCCTGACATTGTCCTCTACAACAA TGCAGATGGGGAGTTCGCGGTGACCCACATGACCAAGGCCCACCTCTTCTCCACGGGCACCGTGCACTGGGTGCCGCCCGCCATCTACAAGAGCTCCTGCAGCATCGACGTCACCTTCTTCCCCTTCGACCAGCAAAACTGCAAGATGAAGTTTGGCTCCTGGACCTACGACAAGGCCAAGATCGACCTGGAGCAGATGGAGCAGACGGTGGACCTGCAGGACTACTGGGAGAGCGGCGAGTGGGCCATCATCAACGCCACGGGCACCTACAACAGCAAGAAGTATGACTGCTGCGCCGAGATCTACCCCGACGTCACCTACGCCTTCGTCATCCGCCGGCTGCCGCTCTTCTACACCATCAACCTCATCATCCCCTGCCTGCTCCTCTCCTGCCTCACCGTGCTGGTCTTCTACCTGCCCTCCGACTGCGGCGAGAAGATCACGCTCTGCATCTCCGTGCTGCTCTCGCTGACCGTCTTCCTGCTGCTCATCACCGAGATCATCCCGTCCACCTCGCTGGTCATCCCGCTCATCGGCGAGTACCTGCTCTTCACCATGATCTTCGTCACGCTCTCCATCGTCGTCACCGTCTTCGTGCTCAACGTGCACCACCGCTCGCCCCGCACCCACAGCATGCCCCGCTGGGTGCGGGCGGCCCTGCTGGGCCGTGTGCCCCGGTGGCTGCTGATGAGCCGCCCTCTGCCACCCTTGGAGCCCCACGAGTCCCCAGGCCTGAAGCTCAGCCCGTCTTGTCACTGGCTGGAGACCAGTGTGGatgcagaggagagagaggaggccgaggaggaggaggaagacagatGGGTGTGTGCAGGCCGCCCAGCCCCCTCCATGGGTGTCCTCTGTGGCCGTGGACATCTGTACCCAGGgaccccagggcccagggcagagccTTCCTCTGGGGAGCGTGAGATCTTGCTGTCGCCtcgcatgcagaaggccctggaagGTGTGCACTATATCGCTGACCACCTGCGGTCGGAGGATGCTGACTCTTCG GTGAAAGAAGACTGGAAGTGTGTCGCCATGGTCATCGACAGGATCTTCCTCTGGCTATTTATCATCGTCTGCTTCCTGGGAACCCTGGGgctctttcttcctccattcctggcTGGAATGATCTGA